The proteins below come from a single Dasypus novemcinctus isolate mDasNov1 chromosome 22, mDasNov1.1.hap2, whole genome shotgun sequence genomic window:
- the LOC101446659 gene encoding olfactory receptor 5T17-like, with translation MCYTSVTIPKALVTSLLGSGVISYLECVAQLYMFITLGSTEFFLLTAMAYDRCLAIYRPLLYASMMSDKLCSELVIVAWVAGALYSAFHAANTFSLPFCGPNVVEHFFCDIPPVMRLSCTDFHTNEEVGFAVSSCIGMSAFALTIVSYACTISTIARISSVDGRWKAFSTCSSHLTTVILFYGAASFAYLRSASQYSPTQGGLTSFFYTIVTPTLKPVIYCLRNKDMKGALRKLYC, from the coding sequence ATGTGCTATACCTCTGTCACCATCCCCAAGGCCCTGGTGACCTCCCTCTTGGGCTCTGGGGTCATTTCCTACCTGGAGTGTGTAGCTCAACTTTATATGTTTATTACACTTGGTTCTACTGAATTCTTCCTGCTCACAGCCATGGCCTATGACCGGTGCTTGGCCATTTACAGGCCCCTGCTCTATGCCTCCATGATGAGCGACAAACTCTGTTCTGAACTGGTCATCGTGGCCTGGGTGGCTGGGGCCCTGTACTCAGCCTTCCACGCCGCCAATACCTTCTCCCTCCCGTTCTGTGGGCCCAATGTTGTTGAACATTTCTTCTGTGACATTCCTCCTGTCATGAGACTTTCCTGCACTGATTTCCACACCAATGAGGAAGTGGGCTTTGCTGTTAGCAGCTGTATCGGCATGAGCGCCTTTGCCCTCACAATTGTATCCTACGCCTGCACCATCTCCACAATTGCTCGGATCTCCTCTGTGGACGGCAGGTGGAAAGCCTTCTCCACCTGTTCCTCTCACCTCACTACGGTTATTTTGTTCTATGGAGCTGCAAGTTTTGCATACTTGAGATCTGCCTCCCAATACTCCCCAACTCAGGGTGGCCTGACCTCTTTTTTTTACACCATTGTCACACCTACCTTGAAACCCGTAATCTACTGTCTGAGGAACAAAGACATGAAAGGTGCTCTGCGGAAGCTGTATTGCTGA